In Alteromonas mediterranea DE, a single genomic region encodes these proteins:
- a CDS encoding cytochrome d ubiquinol oxidase subunit II: MFENVSAEMLGNIYVGLLGLSVMLYAILDGYDLGVGVLIPPRTEAFRDDMIASIGPYWDANETWLVLAIGLLLIAFPEAHSEFLQTLYLPATFMLLGLILRGVAFDFRAKVVQVKKRKWDLVFKYGSLLTTLAQGYMLGIYVTGLRTDIWAQGFALLAAFGVTAAYAFIGSCWLILKTEGELQQKAYYWARRGLGVLAVGIIAVSIANLTLHDDVRALWLSAPWGYVLFAIPLASFALLALCGVLLKKLPDANGKGEWLPFFIALLVFLLCFSAFAISYYPFIIPGQMTVSEALSDANSLRFLLVGVVIVVPIILAYTAMVYKIFSGKSEKLSYY; the protein is encoded by the coding sequence ATGTTTGAGAATGTATCAGCTGAAATGCTTGGTAATATTTACGTGGGTCTTCTTGGGCTATCGGTAATGCTGTATGCCATTTTGGACGGCTATGATTTGGGCGTGGGCGTATTAATCCCGCCTCGTACCGAGGCGTTTCGCGATGATATGATAGCGTCTATTGGGCCCTATTGGGATGCGAATGAAACATGGTTGGTGCTCGCTATTGGATTGCTCTTAATTGCCTTTCCTGAAGCACATAGCGAGTTTCTACAAACCTTGTACCTACCGGCCACATTTATGCTGCTAGGCTTAATACTGCGCGGGGTTGCGTTCGACTTTCGAGCAAAAGTGGTGCAGGTTAAAAAACGTAAATGGGACTTGGTGTTCAAATACGGTTCGTTACTAACCACTCTTGCTCAAGGTTATATGCTGGGTATTTACGTGACCGGGCTTCGCACTGATATATGGGCGCAAGGCTTTGCACTTTTAGCCGCTTTTGGTGTAACCGCGGCTTACGCTTTTATCGGGTCTTGCTGGTTAATTTTAAAAACCGAAGGTGAACTTCAGCAAAAAGCATACTACTGGGCACGCAGAGGATTAGGCGTTCTCGCCGTTGGCATTATTGCAGTAAGTATTGCTAATCTTACGCTGCATGATGATGTTAGGGCGCTATGGCTATCTGCGCCATGGGGATATGTGTTATTCGCTATTCCTTTGGCTAGCTTTGCTTTATTAGCACTATGCGGGGTGTTATTGAAAAAGTTACCCGATGCTAATGGTAAGGGCGAGTGGCTACCCTTCTTTATAGCGTTGCTTGTGTTTTTATTGTGCTTTAGCGCCTTTGCAATAAGTTACTATCCGTTCATTATTCCTGGGCAAATGACGGTTTCAGAGGCATTAAGCGATGCTAACTCTCTGAGGTTTCTACTAGTAGGTGTAGTCATTGTCGTGCCGATCATTCTTGCCTATACCGCGATGGTTTATAAGATCTTTTCAGGTAAGTCTGAAAAACTATCGTATTATTAA
- a CDS encoding Lrp/AsnC family transcriptional regulator, which produces MRNDKQNGIDATDKAILGLLQHNGDMPVAEIAEQVGLTVTPCWRRIQKLEEKGIISKRVALLQARQLGLTMTVFVQVKAGRHDGKWLASFAKHAASFDEVVECYRMSGEYDYLLKVLVTDMDCFDHFYKRLVNGLEFSDVTSSFAMEQIKYTTSVPLNHL; this is translated from the coding sequence ATGCGCAATGATAAACAAAACGGAATAGATGCTACGGACAAGGCAATTTTAGGGTTGCTGCAACACAATGGCGACATGCCCGTTGCAGAGATTGCCGAACAAGTGGGTTTAACCGTAACGCCATGCTGGCGCCGCATTCAAAAGCTTGAAGAAAAGGGGATTATTTCTAAGCGAGTAGCCCTATTGCAGGCCAGGCAGTTAGGCCTAACGATGACCGTGTTTGTACAAGTAAAAGCCGGGCGGCACGATGGAAAATGGCTAGCGTCTTTTGCTAAACACGCGGCTTCTTTTGATGAGGTGGTAGAGTGCTACCGTATGTCGGGGGAATACGATTACTTGCTGAAAGTTTTGGTAACCGACATGGACTGCTTTGACCACTTCTACAAACGCCTTGTGAACGGTCTTGAGTTTTCAGACGTTACCTCTAGCTTCGCTATGGAGCAAATCAAATATACTACATCGGTGCCGCTCAACCACCTTTAG
- a CDS encoding cold-shock protein — MSKVTGTVKWFNADKGYGFLTQDNGGKDVFVHFRAIISDGYKTLPEGQRVEFEVEEGQKGLQAANVQAI; from the coding sequence ATGTCTAAAGTTACAGGCACAGTTAAGTGGTTCAACGCTGATAAAGGTTACGGTTTTCTAACACAAGATAATGGCGGCAAGGACGTATTCGTTCATTTCCGTGCGATTATCTCTGACGGTTACAAAACGCTTCCAGAAGGTCAGCGAGTAGAATTTGAAGTTGAAGAAGGTCAAAAAGGTCTTCAAGCTGCTAACGTGCAAGCTATCTAA
- the ubiB gene encoding ubiquinone biosynthesis regulatory protein kinase UbiB translates to MRIVRLYRINKVLLEHGLDDLIPAKWLPWYARAMRHSIFWVRNKHKGKSAGERITLALQNLGPVFIKFGQMLSTRRDLLPPAIANELARLQDKVPPFSSDAAQDIIRQALGLKDLNELFSEFETSPLASASIAQVHAAKLKHNNEDVVVKVLRPDIRDTIVADMELLFSLANVLQRWLPDGKRLRPVEVVVEYRKTIVDELDLLRESANGIQLGRNFEGSDALYVPKIYSDYCRSNVLVMERIYGLPISNIDALLTQNTNMKKLAERGVEVFFTQVFRDSFFHADMHPGNIFVSTEHPENPKYIAIDFGIVGTLNREDKRYLAENFIAFFNRDYRKVAQLHADSGWVPQDTNIDEFEMAIRTVCEPIFQKPLAEISFGNVLLQLFNTARRFNMVVQPQLVLLQKTLLYIEGLGRQLYPQLDLWKTAKPFLENWMKEQIGFTAMMGKVKDNLPFWSEKLPEMPDLLYDSLQQMKRLPLQQQRAHLALLQEQKKTTQTTHLSVVGATFVLISAVLPLYDLSWYFPAISGVVGAVCWYLAWRKGL, encoded by the coding sequence ATGCGTATTGTTAGGTTATACCGAATTAACAAGGTATTGTTGGAACATGGCTTAGACGATTTAATTCCAGCAAAGTGGTTACCCTGGTACGCACGTGCTATGCGTCATTCCATTTTTTGGGTAAGAAACAAACACAAAGGTAAATCGGCAGGGGAGCGTATCACCCTTGCGCTACAAAATCTTGGCCCCGTCTTTATCAAGTTTGGTCAAATGCTTTCTACTCGTCGCGACCTTTTGCCTCCCGCCATCGCTAACGAGCTTGCCCGATTACAAGACAAAGTACCGCCATTCTCATCAGATGCTGCCCAAGACATTATTAGGCAGGCGTTAGGCCTCAAAGATTTAAATGAATTATTCAGCGAGTTTGAAACATCTCCGCTCGCGTCTGCTTCTATTGCACAAGTGCATGCGGCAAAGCTTAAACACAACAATGAAGACGTTGTTGTAAAGGTGCTGCGACCTGATATCCGCGACACCATTGTGGCCGATATGGAGTTACTTTTTAGCTTGGCTAATGTACTGCAACGATGGCTGCCTGACGGGAAGCGCCTTCGCCCTGTTGAGGTGGTAGTGGAGTACCGTAAAACCATAGTGGATGAATTAGATCTTCTTCGAGAGTCAGCCAACGGTATTCAACTAGGCCGCAATTTTGAAGGCTCTGACGCACTATATGTACCTAAGATATACAGCGACTACTGTAGAAGTAACGTATTGGTCATGGAACGCATATACGGCCTGCCCATTTCAAATATCGATGCACTACTTACCCAGAATACCAATATGAAAAAGCTGGCGGAACGCGGCGTAGAAGTGTTTTTTACGCAAGTTTTCCGCGACAGTTTTTTCCACGCCGATATGCACCCAGGCAACATTTTTGTGTCAACCGAGCACCCTGAAAACCCCAAGTATATTGCTATCGACTTTGGTATTGTGGGCACTCTTAATCGTGAGGACAAACGCTACCTGGCAGAAAACTTTATTGCGTTTTTCAATCGCGATTATCGCAAAGTGGCGCAACTTCACGCCGATTCGGGGTGGGTACCTCAAGATACCAACATTGATGAATTTGAAATGGCTATACGCACGGTGTGTGAGCCAATTTTCCAAAAGCCACTTGCCGAAATTTCTTTTGGTAACGTGCTATTGCAGCTTTTTAATACCGCGCGTCGTTTCAACATGGTGGTTCAACCACAGTTAGTGCTGCTGCAGAAAACGCTACTGTATATCGAAGGATTGGGCAGGCAGCTTTACCCTCAGCTAGATTTATGGAAAACCGCAAAGCCGTTTCTCGAAAACTGGATGAAAGAGCAAATAGGCTTTACTGCCATGATGGGCAAGGTAAAAGACAACCTGCCGTTTTGGTCGGAAAAACTGCCTGAAATGCCAGACCTGCTTTATGACAGTTTACAGCAGATGAAACGGCTGCCATTACAGCAGCAAAGGGCACATTTAGCACTCCTTCAAGAGCAAAAGAAAACAACTCAGACCACTCACCTTAGTGTGGTGGGCGCGACCTTTGTTCTGATATCAGCAGTATTGCCACTTTACGACTTATCGTGGTATTTCCCTGCAATAAGTGGCGTTGTTGGCGCTGTTTGTTGGTACTTGGCTTGGCGAAAAGGGCTCTAA
- a CDS encoding ubiquinone biosynthesis accessory factor UbiJ: protein MPTSALVAATAESIINKLLSLDETSQKRLKSLYGARLSAFISPLPYGITLSFSERVDVLTEQGSFDDAVAALGPKDCCIKTSLQTLPELKETSQLTRLIQQKALFLEGELNVAQQVSALFQQLDIDVEELLAQKTNDVVAHQTVKTAKAVHEKALSALSSVASVLGNAVVEEKQLAAHKLAVMHFSDEVNALRDRTESADARLRRLEEKLK from the coding sequence ATGCCTACCTCTGCGCTTGTTGCCGCGACTGCTGAATCGATAATTAATAAGCTGTTGTCGTTAGATGAGACTAGCCAGAAAAGGCTAAAGTCGCTCTACGGGGCCAGATTGTCTGCGTTCATTTCGCCGCTCCCCTATGGCATAACATTGTCATTTTCAGAGCGTGTCGATGTGTTAACTGAGCAAGGCTCGTTCGACGATGCCGTTGCCGCCCTTGGCCCTAAAGATTGCTGCATTAAAACATCGCTACAAACCTTGCCCGAGCTTAAAGAAACCAGTCAGTTAACCCGCCTCATACAGCAAAAAGCCCTATTTTTAGAGGGCGAGCTTAATGTAGCCCAGCAGGTTAGTGCACTGTTTCAGCAGCTTGATATAGATGTTGAAGAACTACTGGCGCAAAAAACCAATGATGTGGTTGCGCATCAAACGGTGAAAACGGCCAAAGCCGTGCACGAAAAAGCGCTATCGGCACTGTCTTCAGTAGCAAGTGTATTGGGCAATGCTGTAGTAGAAGAAAAACAGCTAGCGGCCCACAAGCTGGCCGTTATGCATTTTAGCGATGAAGTTAATGCACTGCGTGATAGGACCGAAAGCGCAGACGCCCGATTACGTCGACTCGAAGAAAAGTTAAAGTAA
- the ubiE gene encoding bifunctional demethylmenaquinone methyltransferase/2-methoxy-6-polyprenyl-1,4-benzoquinol methylase UbiE translates to MSDNQTPATQVDTATEQTTHFGFKQVDKGQKASLVANVFDSVAAKYDVMNDLMSMGVHRLWKRFTIDCSGVRAGNKVLDIAGGTGDLTAKFSRLVGPTGRVTLADINLSMLKVGRDKLRDRGLVSNIDYVQADAEALPFPDNHFDVVTMAFGLRNVTEKQNALNSIYRVLKPGGRLLVLEFSKPTTEQLSKLYDMYSFHILPKMGQLVANDAESYQYLAESIRMHPDQETLKGMFEQAGFEQCDYQNLTGGIVALHRGYKF, encoded by the coding sequence ATGAGCGACAATCAGACTCCCGCTACGCAAGTAGACACTGCGACCGAGCAAACGACACACTTTGGTTTTAAACAGGTAGATAAGGGACAGAAAGCGTCTTTGGTCGCCAACGTTTTCGACTCTGTTGCAGCGAAGTACGACGTCATGAACGACCTTATGTCTATGGGAGTGCATCGCTTGTGGAAACGCTTCACAATTGATTGTAGTGGTGTACGAGCAGGCAATAAAGTATTGGATATTGCCGGTGGAACAGGCGACCTTACGGCTAAATTTTCTCGCCTTGTGGGCCCAACCGGTCGGGTTACGCTTGCTGATATAAACCTTTCTATGCTTAAAGTAGGGCGCGATAAACTTCGCGACCGCGGCTTGGTAAGCAACATCGATTATGTGCAAGCTGACGCTGAAGCCTTGCCGTTTCCAGACAACCATTTCGACGTAGTGACCATGGCATTTGGTCTTCGCAACGTTACAGAAAAGCAAAATGCGCTCAATTCTATTTATCGCGTGTTAAAGCCGGGTGGAAGGCTACTCGTTCTCGAATTTTCAAAGCCTACTACCGAGCAGCTTAGCAAGCTTTACGATATGTATTCGTTTCACATTTTGCCTAAAATGGGGCAGCTAGTGGCGAACGATGCAGAAAGCTACCAATACCTTGCGGAAAGTATTCGTATGCATCCAGATCAAGAAACCCTAAAAGGCATGTTTGAACAAGCCGGTTTTGAACAGTGCGATTATCAGAACCTAACCGGGGGAATCGTAGCGCTGCACAGAGGATATAAGTTTTAA
- a CDS encoding DNA-3-methyladenine glycosylase I — protein MAGSKAESFQSIYRRACERKGGERALEAMLQAPLSKAEVEAIPDDRFLAAMTKQVFKSGFVWRVIEQKWPDFETVFFGFNTDKVLLMPDEMLEQKASDKRIVRNYKKVMTVRDNAMMIKDVTMEHGSFGKFVASFGKENITELWAFLKKRGARLGGNTGPYMLRALGIDTFLFSRDVEDYLRKHDIVDGGLTSKKSLTAANAAFAQWHKESGRSLQEISAIVAYSWGTNNRPA, from the coding sequence ATGGCAGGTTCTAAGGCAGAGTCTTTTCAATCTATTTACCGCCGTGCATGTGAGCGCAAGGGCGGAGAAAGGGCGCTTGAGGCTATGCTTCAAGCGCCGCTTTCAAAAGCTGAAGTTGAAGCTATACCCGACGACCGTTTCCTGGCCGCCATGACCAAGCAAGTCTTCAAGTCGGGCTTTGTGTGGCGGGTGATCGAGCAAAAATGGCCAGACTTTGAAACCGTATTTTTCGGCTTTAATACCGACAAAGTACTGTTAATGCCCGATGAAATGCTAGAGCAAAAAGCATCAGATAAGCGTATTGTGCGCAACTACAAGAAAGTCATGACGGTGCGCGACAACGCCATGATGATAAAAGATGTGACTATGGAGCACGGTAGCTTCGGTAAGTTTGTTGCAAGTTTTGGCAAAGAAAACATAACCGAGCTTTGGGCGTTTTTGAAAAAGCGCGGCGCACGCTTAGGCGGAAATACGGGCCCTTACATGTTACGTGCATTGGGAATAGATACCTTTTTATTCTCTCGCGATGTTGAAGATTATTTGCGCAAACACGATATTGTTGACGGCGGCCTAACGTCTAAAAAGTCGTTAACTGCCGCTAATGCCGCGTTTGCGCAGTGGCATAAAGAAAGTGGGCGTTCGCTTCAAGAAATAAGTGCTATTGTAGCCTATAGCTGGGGTACGAATAACAGGCCTGCTTAG
- the prlC gene encoding oligopeptidase A: MTTPAIEKVDGLPIFSAIEPDTIKPAVEKAIAACKSEIEEVVASKDYSYKNLVLRLEEVDDRLSKMFSPVSHMNSVVSSDELRDAHDACLPLLSEYGTWVGQHEGLYNAYAELKASDEFESLSEEQQKVIENAVRDFTLSGVALPVEQKKRFAEIQAKLSELSSTFSNNVMDATMGWTKHVTDEAELAGMPESALEAAAQAAHQKDLQGWLFTLDIPSYLPVMLYADNRELREEMYRAYSTKASEQGPNAGKWDNTDIIKETLTLRTELAELLGFSSYAERSLATKMADSTDQVIGFLRDLAAKSKLQAERELEEVKAYARDKHGVTELAAWDLPYYSEKLKQEKYTISDEMLRPYFPEDKVLSGLFEVVHRLYGLKIIEQPGIDTWHKDVRYFTITDDADALRGSFYLDLYARAKKRGGAWMDECRVRRETMNGELQLPVAYLTCNFNAPVGDKPALFTHDEVVTLFHEFGHGIHHMLTKMRVAGVSGINGVPWDAVELPSQFLENWCWEEDALNFISGHYETGEPLPADLLDRMLAARDYQSAMQMVRQLEFSLFDFLLHSEKGGDVDVQGTLDKVREEVAVVIPPSFNRFQNGFGHIFAGGYAAGYYSYKWAEVLSADAYSKFEEDGIFNRDTGKAFLENILEMGGSKPPMDLFVAFRGREPKVDALLRHSGIKG, encoded by the coding sequence ATGACAACCCCTGCAATTGAAAAGGTAGATGGACTACCTATTTTTTCCGCGATTGAACCAGACACTATTAAGCCTGCTGTAGAAAAAGCTATTGCAGCATGTAAGAGTGAAATCGAGGAAGTGGTGGCTTCAAAAGATTATTCTTACAAGAACCTGGTGCTTCGCCTTGAAGAAGTCGATGACCGTTTAAGCAAAATGTTTTCGCCGGTATCTCACATGAACAGTGTGGTAAGCAGCGATGAGCTGCGCGATGCGCACGATGCCTGCCTACCGCTTTTATCAGAGTACGGAACGTGGGTAGGGCAGCATGAAGGTTTGTATAATGCTTATGCTGAGCTTAAGGCATCTGACGAATTTGAATCCCTAAGCGAAGAGCAGCAAAAAGTCATAGAAAACGCTGTGCGTGATTTCACCCTTTCTGGCGTAGCATTGCCCGTAGAACAGAAGAAACGCTTTGCGGAAATCCAAGCTAAGCTAAGCGAGCTGTCATCGACGTTTTCTAATAACGTGATGGACGCGACTATGGGCTGGACAAAACATGTGACCGACGAAGCTGAATTAGCCGGCATGCCAGAGTCTGCCCTAGAGGCTGCGGCTCAAGCTGCTCATCAAAAAGACCTTCAGGGTTGGCTATTCACCCTTGATATCCCCTCTTACTTGCCCGTTATGCTGTATGCTGACAACCGCGAACTGCGCGAAGAAATGTACCGCGCTTATTCAACTAAAGCCTCGGAACAAGGCCCAAATGCAGGTAAGTGGGATAACACAGATATCATCAAAGAAACCCTAACGCTGCGTACCGAACTGGCTGAGTTACTGGGTTTCTCTAGCTACGCAGAGCGTTCGCTGGCTACCAAAATGGCAGACTCGACAGATCAAGTTATTGGCTTTTTGCGCGATTTGGCCGCCAAGTCTAAACTACAAGCGGAGCGCGAGCTTGAAGAAGTGAAAGCCTATGCAAGAGACAAGCATGGCGTAACGGAGCTTGCAGCATGGGATTTACCCTATTACAGCGAAAAGCTTAAGCAGGAAAAGTACACCATCTCTGATGAAATGCTACGCCCGTATTTCCCAGAAGACAAAGTGCTGTCGGGCTTATTTGAGGTTGTTCATCGTCTGTATGGTTTAAAAATTATCGAACAGCCTGGCATAGATACTTGGCATAAAGACGTGCGCTATTTCACCATTACCGATGATGCAGATGCTCTACGCGGCAGCTTCTATTTAGATCTTTATGCCCGTGCGAAAAAACGCGGCGGCGCGTGGATGGACGAATGCCGCGTGCGTCGTGAAACAATGAATGGTGAATTACAATTACCGGTAGCGTACCTAACCTGTAACTTCAATGCGCCGGTAGGCGACAAGCCTGCTTTATTTACTCACGATGAAGTGGTTACCCTATTCCATGAATTTGGCCATGGTATTCACCACATGCTCACTAAAATGCGCGTTGCCGGCGTATCGGGTATAAACGGTGTACCTTGGGATGCCGTAGAGCTGCCTAGCCAGTTTTTGGAAAACTGGTGCTGGGAAGAAGACGCGCTTAACTTTATTTCAGGTCACTATGAAACAGGAGAGCCATTACCTGCGGACTTGTTAGACCGTATGCTCGCAGCCAGAGATTATCAATCGGCTATGCAAATGGTACGTCAGCTTGAATTCAGTCTTTTCGATTTTCTACTGCATAGCGAAAAAGGCGGCGACGTTGATGTACAGGGTACGCTAGATAAAGTGCGTGAAGAAGTCGCTGTGGTTATTCCACCATCGTTCAACCGTTTTCAAAATGGCTTTGGTCATATTTTTGCAGGTGGTTACGCTGCGGGGTATTACAGCTATAAGTGGGCAGAAGTACTTTCTGCCGATGCGTATAGCAAGTTCGAGGAAGACGGTATCTTCAATCGAGATACCGGCAAAGCCTTTCTGGAAAACATCTTAGAAATGGGCGGCAGCAAACCACCCATGGATTTATTTGTGGCCTTTAGAGGGCGCGAGCCTAAGGTAGATGCGCTGTTGCGTCATAGTGGTATTAAGGGCTAA
- a CDS encoding response regulator: MKTLTSGEIASYCDVNLRTVIRWIESGKLKGFKLPGRGNNRVLVEDFVEFLERHDMPIPDALRGVASPSILIVDDEMPVAKSIQRVARRAGFDSFIATGGFQAGIMLSQYEPKVMTLDLSMPGMDGYSVIEFTRDQSKYKDLKIVVISALDDISLQRALEIGADATLQKPFSNHDLTSTLEQFMSM, translated from the coding sequence ATGAAAACGTTAACCTCAGGCGAGATAGCCTCATACTGCGACGTCAATCTACGCACCGTCATTCGATGGATTGAAAGCGGCAAGCTTAAGGGTTTTAAACTTCCCGGCCGTGGTAACAATAGAGTGCTGGTTGAAGACTTTGTTGAGTTTCTTGAGCGCCATGACATGCCAATTCCAGATGCGTTAAGAGGCGTTGCGTCACCGTCTATTCTTATCGTCGATGACGAAATGCCTGTTGCCAAGTCGATTCAGCGGGTTGCCCGGCGCGCAGGCTTCGACTCCTTCATTGCTACAGGCGGCTTCCAAGCGGGAATAATGCTTAGTCAGTACGAACCCAAGGTTATGACCTTAGATTTAAGTATGCCGGGAATGGATGGTTACAGCGTTATCGAGTTTACGCGGGACCAAAGCAAGTACAAAGATTTAAAGATAGTCGTTATCTCTGCTTTAGATGATATTAGCCTTCAGCGCGCACTAGAGATAGGCGCAGATGCCACTCTTCAAAAGCCTTTCTCAAATCACGACCTAACATCAACACTAGAACAGTTTATGTCTATGTAG
- a CDS encoding phosphate/phosphite/phosphonate ABC transporter substrate-binding protein gives MGSSIHRIVITLCFVFSTFSVNAKPLTFGVVPQQSAKKMAENWQPLIDYLSTYTGLSIEFKTAKDIPTFEANLAKGAYDIAYMNPYHFVVFNETAGYRALAHQRNKKIQGLIVVEKDSPIQSLSELSGTEIAFPAPAAFAATIITSAYLRKNNIAFIPRYVNSHDSVYLAVQRKFFKAGGGILRTLNVAPDEVRSDLRVLWKSQGYTPHPIATSPNMAQGDRQAILNGLMALSNDTSKSSVLKRIGLSGFIASNDSDWDDVRALGIASLSRPHL, from the coding sequence ATGGGCAGTTCAATACACCGCATTGTCATAACGCTATGTTTTGTTTTTAGTACTTTTTCAGTAAATGCCAAGCCTCTAACATTCGGTGTAGTCCCCCAACAGTCAGCAAAGAAGATGGCTGAAAATTGGCAGCCGTTAATAGATTATCTCAGTACGTATACCGGTCTTAGTATAGAGTTTAAGACTGCTAAAGACATTCCTACCTTTGAAGCCAATCTGGCCAAAGGAGCATACGATATCGCTTACATGAACCCTTATCACTTCGTTGTTTTTAACGAAACGGCGGGCTACCGTGCGCTTGCTCATCAACGAAACAAAAAAATTCAAGGGCTCATCGTGGTAGAAAAAGACAGCCCCATACAATCTTTAAGTGAATTATCCGGTACTGAGATAGCGTTTCCTGCACCCGCGGCGTTTGCGGCTACTATTATTACTAGTGCCTATCTTCGCAAAAATAACATCGCATTCATTCCACGCTATGTGAACTCTCACGATTCAGTTTACCTAGCCGTTCAGCGCAAGTTCTTTAAAGCCGGCGGAGGTATTTTGCGCACGCTCAATGTAGCGCCCGACGAGGTACGAAGCGACCTTCGCGTGCTTTGGAAAAGCCAAGGTTATACGCCTCATCCCATCGCAACAAGCCCAAACATGGCGCAAGGTGACAGACAGGCTATTCTTAATGGGTTAATGGCGTTATCCAACGACACCAGCAAATCGTCAGTTCTAAAACGTATCGGGTTAAGTGGTTTTATAGCTTCCAACGACAGTGATTGGGACGACGTACGCGCGTTAGGTATTGCGTCGCTCTCTAGACCACACTTGTGA
- a CDS encoding ATP-binding protein, whose translation MRLSLRFKTITGVASIAALLLLVLIITVFQLLNDLVDNNVQKSADTSVALFVSTTKNAFLSYDLASLDADVSEILTNPNISYVKVKDKLGNVFVGKGNQQALNRPFVADDSVSEADDGIYDTRAPIMVNNSLYGYVEIGLNIASVTESVSRVKNWTLTLALMEFILVGLCSYILGSYLMSQLRQLHQGAKHLGDAVKNNDYREVFVPVRGNDELSELAEAFNQLVERLKEEHEQRQRAQDELKELNTLLEEKVQDRTALLHQKNFQLEEANKDLKETQVQLLQAEKMASVGQLAAGVAHEINNPVGFVSSNISTLSEYVATYQMVFSQINVVIAAENEQARLKALTELKSMLANQDMAFINEDIAELLTDSREGLQRVAEIVKGLKIFSRVDSDHMQQHNINDCVRTTLAMVNNQLKYICTVETHLGRVPDIPMNVGKVSQVVTNLLINAGQAIEATGKNGKVIITTCTLNGFVELRVEDSGCGIPPSHLDKLFNPFFTTKPEGQGTGLGLSISFGIAQEHGGTLSASSVEGEGSTFTLALPVEPAPSVPLMEKESE comes from the coding sequence ATGAGGCTGTCGCTACGATTTAAAACAATTACCGGCGTTGCATCGATTGCAGCCCTGCTGCTATTGGTACTGATCATTACGGTATTTCAACTGTTAAACGATCTGGTTGACAATAATGTGCAAAAGTCTGCCGATACCAGCGTCGCTTTATTTGTTTCTACAACGAAAAACGCCTTTCTAAGTTACGACCTTGCTTCCCTTGATGCTGATGTATCCGAAATATTAACCAACCCCAATATTTCTTACGTAAAAGTTAAGGACAAGCTAGGTAACGTGTTTGTTGGCAAGGGGAATCAACAAGCGCTAAATCGCCCTTTCGTTGCGGACGATTCGGTGTCAGAAGCAGATGATGGCATCTATGATACGCGCGCGCCCATCATGGTAAATAATTCCCTTTACGGCTATGTAGAAATTGGCTTGAACATCGCCTCTGTTACCGAATCGGTATCTCGTGTTAAAAACTGGACGCTTACGCTAGCCCTCATGGAGTTTATCCTCGTTGGCTTGTGCTCGTATATCTTGGGTTCATACCTGATGTCGCAACTTCGCCAGTTACATCAGGGTGCGAAGCATCTTGGCGATGCAGTAAAAAACAATGACTACAGGGAAGTCTTTGTTCCTGTTCGCGGTAATGACGAATTAAGCGAACTGGCTGAGGCCTTCAATCAATTAGTAGAGCGTTTAAAAGAAGAGCATGAGCAAAGGCAGCGTGCACAGGATGAACTGAAGGAACTCAACACCCTGCTCGAAGAAAAAGTGCAGGACAGAACCGCCCTATTGCACCAAAAGAATTTTCAGCTAGAAGAAGCCAACAAAGACCTTAAAGAAACACAGGTTCAATTACTTCAAGCGGAGAAAATGGCATCGGTCGGTCAGCTAGCTGCCGGGGTAGCTCATGAAATTAATAACCCAGTTGGGTTTGTTAGTAGCAATATCTCTACATTAAGCGAGTATGTTGCCACATATCAAATGGTATTTTCTCAAATAAACGTGGTAATAGCGGCTGAAAATGAACAAGCGCGACTTAAAGCACTTACTGAACTAAAAAGCATGCTCGCCAATCAAGACATGGCTTTTATTAACGAAGATATTGCAGAGTTATTAACCGACTCCCGTGAGGGGCTACAACGAGTGGCTGAGATAGTAAAAGGTCTTAAGATTTTCTCACGGGTTGATAGCGATCATATGCAACAGCACAACATTAATGACTGCGTACGTACTACGCTGGCTATGGTTAACAATCAGCTGAAATATATTTGTACTGTAGAAACCCACTTGGGCAGAGTACCAGATATTCCCATGAACGTTGGCAAGGTGTCTCAAGTTGTTACCAACCTGCTGATTAATGCTGGACAAGCAATTGAAGCCACTGGCAAAAATGGTAAAGTGATAATTACTACCTGTACGTTAAACGGCTTTGTTGAACTGCGTGTTGAAGACTCAGGGTGCGGCATTCCCCCTAGCCATTTAGATAAGCTCTTCAACCCGTTTTTTACAACCAAGCCCGAAGGCCAAGGCACGGGGCTAGGTCTTTCCATTTCATTTGGCATTGCTCAAGAGCACGGTGGCACATTGTCAGCAAGCAGTGTAGAAGGCGAAGGTAGCACGTTCACCCTTGCACTCCCTGTTGAGCCTGCTCCGTCAGTTCCCCTCATGGAAAAAGAGAGTGAATAA